One segment of Fimbriimonadaceae bacterium DNA contains the following:
- a CDS encoding type II toxin-antitoxin system RelE/ParE family toxin, protein MIKTFADRRTQELYATGNAKRFPTDVAKRAARKLEYVDLATRLDDLKVSPGNRLHALEGDRRDNIRSRSMTGGASASGLWPATPMMSKFVITTE, encoded by the coding sequence ATGATCAAGACATTTGCGGATCGACGCACCCAGGAACTATACGCCACAGGCAATGCCAAGCGGTTTCCGACGGATGTTGCCAAACGGGCTGCGCGCAAGTTGGAGTACGTCGACTTGGCTACGCGGCTGGATGACCTGAAAGTTTCGCCGGGCAATCGCCTTCATGCACTGGAAGGCGACCGAAGGGACAACATTCGATCTCGATCAATGACCGGTGGCGCATCTGCTTCCGGTTTGTGGCCGGCGACGCCTATGATGTCGAAGTTTGTGATTACCACTGAATGA